A single window of Anomaloglossus baeobatrachus isolate aAnoBae1 chromosome 5, aAnoBae1.hap1, whole genome shotgun sequence DNA harbors:
- the LOC142312421 gene encoding uncharacterized protein LOC142312421 → MHERNLKMQKKSSQMEQKMIELGGLKTVLECNTRLLKDKLEHYQNVAEKAAIKIAQNKYKKRRGKVNKTKVHKSIVSASINWDPDTWDGDVWDSSSSSDEEDYHKGKIQANPVRRRLERAENEIIREHVRDGQGNLQYDEDDNAITNERTIPHLKNRVTIEDYSQGEVDSILTQFRQKPGEGEIPWLVRVHDLGGGGVHFDAGDVAKFVTMSRDPVIQRSIKNYFVDRNEHGTQNLIMILAHAFLDKYPSEADFPINDKPWYTLKDGMERLKEEAMRNALPLLGMDDDYLQYPLKASIRNRLVKHAPPAYKTVILTLTVALTGESIGVVLGRMRELPDMGQWDKPSLGGHVGNSKPNNPDWKEKSVGEAPRVSRKDMFQALLKAGINKERIDGKETGELWKLYKQSYICKESDHYKCGRGLKNPQGKEIRRKRGKTPKESVLGRYSVSLSMGRTGCSRGHKGHGRKG, encoded by the coding sequence atgcatgagcgtaatctaaagatgcagaagaaaagttctcagatggaacaaaagatgatagaattaggtggcctgaaaacagttctggaatgtaataccagactgttgaaggataaattggaacattatcagaatgtggcagaaaaagctgccataaaaattgctcaaaataagtataagaaaagaagaggaaaggtaaataaaaccaaagtacataaaagtatcgtctcagcttctataaactgggatcccgatacttgggatggggatgtgtgggattcatcttcatcatctgatgaggaggattaccataaagggaagattcaggctaatccagtaagAAGGCGCCTAGAGAgggcagagaatgagatcatccgggaacatgtccgggatggtcaggggaatctgcaatatgacgaagatgataatgccatcacaaatgagagaacgattcctcatttaaaaaatcgagtaaccattgaagattactctcagggagaagttgatagcattttaacacagtttagacaaaaaccaggagaaggagaaattccctggttggtcagggtgcacgatctcggaggaggtggagtgcactttgacgccggagacgtggcaaaatttgtcaccatgtctcgggacccagtaattcagagatcaataaaaaattattttgttgatcgtaatgagcatggtactcaaaacttaatcatgatcttagcccatgcttttctggacaaatacccatcagaagcagactttcctatcaatgataaaccttggtataccttaaaagatggtatggaaagactgaaggaagaagcaatgaggaatgctcttcctcttttgggaatggatgatgattatctccagtacccattgaaagccagcataagaaataggctggttaaacatgctcctccagcatacaaaacagttattttaaccttaactgtagcgctgactggagaatcaatcggtgtagttctagggaggatgagggagttaccggatatgggacagtgggataaaccatcccttggaggccatgttggtaacagtaagccaaacaatcctgattggaaagagaaatcagtaggggaagccccacgagtgtctcgcaaagacatgttccaggctttgcttaaagccgggatcaataaggaaaggattgatggaaaggagacaggagaattatggaagttgtacaaacaaagttatatctgcaaagaaagtgaccactacaaatgtggaagggggctcaaaaacccccaaggtaaagaaatcagaaggaaaaggggaaaaacccccaaagaaagtgtcttgggaagatattcagtcagtttatccatgggaagaactggctgcagccgtggccacaaaggtcacggaaggaagggctaa